From Carassius auratus strain Wakin chromosome 10, ASM336829v1, whole genome shotgun sequence, a single genomic window includes:
- the phax gene encoding phosphorylated adapter RNA export protein: MAGDEDRMAELEDGELDSDQEQREPGRGPSLSSASVSGYRSLKSPGSSDSDSASEDEAVAWRHKRLRSSSTPSASGSGSGRRVNNVWGSVVQEQSQESVAAELGIMGMESSVSMSSRQSETYNYILARKLMEKEREEQEQGLRSALDGQLDGYMQEKSCPSLKRKRPAKERLGPRAEMDLSGRYPLLEDDPEERVVEEIAHRLMEPKKDLIERVVRVIGKKKAIELLAETATIEQTGGLYTVDGSRRRTPGGVYLNLLKNTPSISDGQVKEIFHEENQKEYNNKKAAKKRRKRVVAKQMKQAINTLNLQEDDDVSRETFASDTEEALGSLEEAPEGPSESALGTEDSPVVYSSTDLEVF; this comes from the exons ATGGCGGGCGATGAAGATAGAATGGCGGAGCTGGAGGACGGAGAGCTGGATTCAGACCAGGAGCAGCGAGAGCCg GGCCGCGGTCCGTCTCTGAGCTCAGCCTCCGTCTCTGGGTACCGCAGTCTGAAGAGCCCGGGCTCCAGCGACAGTGACTCTGCGTCTGAAGACGAGGCCGTGGCCTGGAGACACAAGCGGCTCCGCAGCTCCAGCACTCCCTCCGCCTCCGGCTCCGGCTCCGGACGCAGGGTCAACAACGTCTGGGGCTCCGTGGTGCAGGAGCAGAGCCAGGAGTCTGTGGCCGCAGAGCTGGGCATCATGGGCATGGAGAGCAGCGTCAGCATGAGCAGTCGCCAGAGCGAGACCTACAACTACATCCTGGCCCGCAAGCTGATGGAGAAGGAGCGCGAGGAGCAGGAGCAGGGCCTGAGGAGCGCGCTGGATGGCCAGCTGGACGGATACATGCAGGAGAAGAGCTGTCCGAGTCTGAAGAGGAAGCGTCCTGCTAAAGAGAGGCTGGGCCCACGAGCCGAGATGGACCTGAGCGGCCGATACCCGCTGCTGGAGGACGACCCGGAGGAGAGAGTGGTGGAGGAGATCGCCCACAG ACTCATGGAGCCGAAGAAGGATCTGATCGAGCGAGTGGTGAGAGTGATaggaaagaagaaagccatcgaGCTGCTGGCGGAGACGGCAACCATTGAGCAGACCGGAGGACTCTACACTGTG GATGGCAGCAGGAGACGGACACCTGGTGGAGTGTATCTGAATCTACTGAAGAACACACCCAGCATCTCAGACGGACAGGTGAAG GAGATATTTCATGAGGAGAACCAGAAAGAATACAACAACAAGAAGGCAGCTAAGAAGCGACGGAAGCGAGTAGTAGCAAAGCAGATGAAGCAGGCCATCAACACGCTCAACCTCCAGGAGGATGACGACGTGTCCCGAGAAACGTTTGCCAGTGACACTGAAGAGGCTCTGGGCTCACTGGAGGAGGCCCCCGAGGGCCCGTCGGAGTCTGCACTGGGCACAGAGGACAGCCCTGTCGTCTACAGCTCCACCGACCTCGAGGTTTTCTAA
- the aldh7a1 gene encoding alpha-aminoadipic semialdehyde dehydrogenase: protein MQRVLTQRVALLLALRTKLCPRVGSTAVNMSTLLVNQPQYAWLRELGLSDDNHGVYNGSWGGQGQVVTSYCPANNEPIARVRQATLAEYEETVQKAQEAWRVWADVPAPKRGEIVRQIGEALRGKITALGRLVSLEMGKIYVEGVGEVQEYVDVCDYAVGLSRMIGGPILPSERPGHALIEQWNPVGLVGIITAFNFPVAVYGWNNALALICGNVCLWKGAPTTPLTSVAVTRIVAEVLERNHLPGAICSMTCGGADIGTAMARDERVGLVSFTGSTQVGKQVAMMVQERFGRQLLELGGNNAIIVFEDADLNLVVPSAVFASVGTAGQRCTTTRRLMLHESVHDDVVERIAKAYKQIRIGDPWDPSTLYGPLHTEQAVQQYLSAVEQAKQQGGTLVCGGKVMERPGNYVEPTIITGLPHDAPIVHTETFVPILYVLKFKTEDEAFAWNNEVKQGLSSSIFTKDMGRVFRWLGPKGSDCGIVNVNIPTSGAEIGGAFGGEKHTGGGRESGSDSWKQYMRRSTCTINYSKDLPLAQGIKFE, encoded by the exons ATGCAGCGCGTGCTTACGCAGAGAGTGGCGCTGCTCCTCGCGCTCAGAACTAAACTCTGTCCGCGTGTCGGATCCACGGCGGTCAACATGTCGACGCTGCTCGTGAACCAGCCGCAGTACGCCTGGCTGAGAGAGCTGGGCCTCAGCGACGATAACCACGGCGTGTATAACGGCTCCTGGGGCGGCCAGGGACAG GTGGTCACTTCCTACTGTCCAGCCAACAATGAGCCCATCGCCCGAGTGCGCCAG GCCACCCTGGCAGAATATGAGGAGACCGTGCAGAAAGCACAAGAAGCGTGGAGAGTGTGGGCAGAC GTTCCTGCTCCCAAGAGAGGTGAGATCGTGCGTCAGATCGGCGAGGCTTTGAGAGGGAAGATCACGGCTCTGGGCCGCTTG GTGTCTCTGGAGATGGGCAAGATCTATGTGGAGGGTGTCGGGGAGGTGCAGGAGTATGTGGACGTGTGTGACTACGCTGTAGGACTGTCCCGTATGATCGGAGGACCCATTCTCCCCTCAGAAA GGCCGGGTCATGCGCTCATCGAACAGTGGAATCCTGTGGGTTTGGTGGGGATCATCACTGCCTTTAACTTCCCTGTGGCTGTGTACGGCTGGAACAACGCCCTCGCTCTCATCTGTGGAAACGTCTGTCTTTG GAAAGGAGCGCCTACAACACCCCTCACCAGCGTCGCTGTCACCAG GATTGTAGCTGAGGTGCTGGAGCGCAATCATCTTCCTGGAGCGATCTGTTCGATGACCTGTGGAGGTGCTGACATCGG cacGGCCATGGCCAGAGATGAGCGGGTGGGTCTGGTGTCCTTCACAGGAAGCACTCAGGTGGGCAAACAGGTGGCCATGATGGTACAAGAACGCTTCG GTCGTCAGCTGCTGGAGTTGGGAGGAAATAATGCCATCATAG TGTTCGAGGACGCTGATCTGAATCTGGTGGTGCCGTCTGCTGTCTTCGCCTCTGTGGGAACGGCTGGCCAGCGCTGCACTACGACCAGACGACTG ATGCTGCATGAGAGTGTACATGACGATGTTGTGGAGAGGATCGCTAAAGCGTACAAGCAGATCCGCATCGGTGACCCCTGGGACC CGAGCACTCTCTATGGCCCTCTGCACACCGAGCAGGCCGTTCAGCAGTATCTCTCAGCTGTAGAGCAAGCCAAGCAGCAGGGCGGCACTCTCGTGTGTGGAGGAAAG GTAATGGAGCGCCCGGGTAACTATGTGGAACCGACCATTATCACTGGACTGCCACACGACGCTCCCATAGTGCACACAGAGACCTTCGTGCCCATCCTTTACGTGCTTAAATTCAAG ACGGAGGATGAAGCGTTTGCCTGGAATAATGAAGTGAAGCAGGGTCTGTCCAGCAGCATCTTCACTAAAGACATGGGTCGAGTGTTTCGCTGGTTAGG ACCCAAGGGCTCTGACTGTGGCATCGTGAACGTCAACATTCCCACCAGCGGCGCAGAGATCGGAGGAGCCTTTG gaggtgAGAAACACACCGGAGGTGGACGTGAGTCTGGCAGTGACTCATGGAAGCAGTACATGAGAAGATCCACATG CACGATCAACTACAGCAAAGATCTTCCACTGGCCCAGGGGATCAAGTTTGAATGA